Proteins from a single region of Hermetia illucens chromosome 3, iHerIll2.2.curated.20191125, whole genome shotgun sequence:
- the LOC119653084 gene encoding protein obstructor-E produces MSPFVLRILSVCLVLNLATAASKKPQQEPEDDTTEDCPEPNGFFADAEQCDKYYACVDGVATEKLCPDGMVFNDYSPDQEKCDLPYNIDCSKRSKLQEPIPTLHCPRLNGYFGHADKGVCDKFYYCVDGKFNMITCPSGLVFNPKTGICTWPDEAQKLGCTSEDVFQFSCPKVNESEAQTHPRYADPDDCQFFYVCINGEVPRRNGCKLGQVFDDVHKKCEWARKVPECADWYKDRLTDAELDELEHPKPKVKQHRTKGPSRRKPSRKVEEVRDEEE; encoded by the exons ATTTAGCAACAGCAGCGTCGAAAAAACCTCAACAAGAACCTGAAGATGACACTACAGAGGATTGTCCAGAACCTAATGGATTTTTTGCAGATGCTGAACAATGCGATAAATACTACGCTTGTGT AGATGGCGTTGCAACTGAGAAACTCTGCCCTGACGGAATGGTGTTCAATGACTACAGTCCAGACCAAGAAAAATGTGATTTGCCATACAACATTGACTGTTCCAAGAGGTCCAAATTGC AAGAGCCAATTCCCACCCTCCACTGTCCCCGTCTAAACGGTTACTTTGGTCATGCGGATAAAGGAGTCTGTGATAAATTCTACTATTGTGTCGATGGTAAATTCAACATGATCACCTGCCCATCGGGTCTTGTTTTCAATCCTAAAACTGGCATTTGCACTTGGCCTGACGAAGCCCAAAAACTTGGTTGCACATCAGAAGACGTCTTCCAATTCTCATGCCCTAAAGTGAATGAATCAGAGGCACAAACTCACCCCCGATATGCCGATCCTGATGATTGTCAATTCTTCTATGTTTGTATTAACGGAGAAGTTCCAAGGAGGAATGGCTGCAAACTAGGACAAGTGTTCGATGATGTTCACAAGAAATGCGAATGGGCAAGGAAAGTCCCAGAATG CGCCGACTGGTACAAAGATCGTCTGACCGATGCCGAATTGGATGAGTTGGAACACCCTAAGCCAAAGGTAAAACAACATCGCACCAAGGGTCCATCAAGGAGGAAGCCATCAAGGAAGGTAGAGGAAGTCAGAGATgaggaagaataa